CGGCACAGAATAATGCCGCTACTCCAATTAGCCACGCCCTGACCGCGGCGGAACGGAGTGGTCTCAAAAAAAATGGGCTGCCCAGCAGCAAGAACACCGAGGCTGCGAGAAAACCATAGGACATCGGGCCTAACAGCGGAGACAAAATCTGGTAGACCGTCATCCCGTGTGGATGCCAGCCCACGTCGTAACGCCAGGTAATCCTCAGGGCCAGTCCGTAAAGGCAGGCGAGAACAACAAATGCCTCCAAAATCAGGAACAACCGTTTCCAGTGAATAACAGACCTTGGTGTAGATGCGCACATGATCCTTAGCGCCCAGGCTTGGCGATCGCCGCTGAGAGTGGGCGAGAAAAACTAGAACACCATCCGAACAGAAAAGCAATGCCGAACCCTGCAGCGACACCCGTTTCGAGGAAGTCATTTGGGCCAGCTTCGTGCGCTACGCGAGGTTGGAAGCAAAATGGCTGTGGTAATTAATTAGGGTTGGTCTCTTTACAGGATCAAATAGTGTAAATAACTGAGAGCGACCCCCTCCATACCGTTTTACCTTTTGGTCCAATGCCCTGATGGGCGACCCTTTTTTGCTGCGGCGAAACTGAGGTAACATAAGCAACTTTTCCAAGATTAAAGGCTGTGTTTAACTCAAAAATCGGTGGACAGTTACCTGGAGCTTTGATGTAATCCGAACCAGTCAGCCTCTGTTCCAGCGCACTCGTGTTTTGCGCTTTAGTCAACAGAGCCAAAAAATCCACATCGCCTCGAGACATGGTTGAAAGTTTTGCTTCAACGAATTCGCTTTTTGTGAACCGGAATTTCGGTTCACGGTTATTGGAAGGAACAGTCACAAAATTAAAAACAACTAAAAGGAAAAGAATGAGTATCAGAAAATCACTTCAATTCACCGCCGCTCTGGTGGCAGCGGGCGTGCTCTCGGCCGGGCCGGTGGGCGCGAAGCCGAACGGCATTGACGTTTCCAACAACAACCACTCCATCAATTGGAACTCCGTCCGCAGCTCGGGCATGGTCTTCTCGTGGGCAAAAGCAACCGAGGGCACCTACTTCACGGACGGCTATTTGGCCGGCAACATGAAGAACGGCAAGAACGCGGGCATTTACATGGGCGCATATGATTTCGCACGGCCCGATTTGGACACGCCGCAGGCCGAAGCGAATTATTTTTGGAACGTCGCCAGCTCCTACATTAAAGCCGATGGAAAAACTTTTGTGCCGATGCTGGACTTTGAAACATTCAACGGCCATGTGGGCGCAAGCAGCTATGGCGACTGGGCAAATCAATGGTGCAATGCCATTGTAAGCAAAGCTGCCGCCAAAGGCTTGAGCGTCACGCCGGTCATTTACACCAGCTCGTGCAGCGCGTGCAATTTGAGCGGCATTTCACATTCATGGGGCGCGTGGCTCGCCAATTATAACGGCGAAAACCCGCAATCCGGAAATCCCTGGAACATTTGTACCAGTTGCGAAGTTTGGGGCTCGGGCGCGTGGGACATCTGGCAATACACGAGTGGCCTCAGCGTCTCCGGCATTTCCGGCTCCGTGGACGGGGATGTCTACAACGGCAGCACGTCGCAATTGATCGACCAATTCCTCGTTGGCGGCAGCTTCCAGGCGGCGGTAGAATTGAAACCAAGTCCCATCACTTACACCAACGGCCATCGCGTCGTCTTCGCGACCCAGGACAACGGCGCGGCGCCGTGGGACTCGCACACGACCGGCGTGAGCGGCAACGGCACATGGACAGGTGAATGGCTCGGCGACAACAACGCGCAAATGTGCGCCAGTGCCGTCGTGCCGGTTTTGAACACGAACGGCTACATGGAGATTTTCTGCGTTGGCGATGATCTCGGATATCTACGCCACAAATGGAATACCGGCGAAGGCACGGCCTGGAGCACGTGGCAAACCGTCGGTTTGGATGGCACGAACAATTACGTTGGCAATCCCGCCGTGGTTCTTCGCCAGGACGGCGGCGTGGAAGTGTTCGTTCACAACGACAACGGCGGCTCGGTTCAGCATTATTATCACGGGAGCTTTTCCGCGACATGGAATGACGGTTCGCTCGGCGGCTCGATCGGCAGCGATTGCGCAGCCATCATCAACGCGAACGGTTACCTGGAAGTGTTTGCCACCGATGTGAACGGCAATCTCGTTCATCGCTGGAACACTGGTCCTGGCACGGCTTGGAATAGCGGCGGCTGGGTGTCGCTTGGTGGCGGCAACAAAGGTCGTCCATGCGTCGTTGCCCGCAATGATGGTGGCGTGGAAGTGTTCGTGCGCAACACGGACAATTCCGTGAATCACTATTATCATGGCAGTTTCTCGGACACCTGGGGCTCCGGCTCAGTTGGCGGCACAGTCGCCTCGAACATCAGTGCCACGCAAAACGCAAGCGGGCACATCGAAATTTTTGCCATCACCTCCGACGGCAATTTGTGGCACAACTGGAATAACGGAACGGGCACGCCTTTTAACGGTTGGGCGCACATCAGCCTCTCCGTCACCCTGCAAAGCGATCCGACAGCCATTGTGAACAGCGATGGCACGACGGAAGTTTATGGCCGCGACGCGGCAACCAGCAATGTCGGCCATACCTACAACAACGCCGGTACCTGGACGGCATGGTCGTCGCTCGGCGGCCCGGGTTGATTCGCTAGAATATTAGGGTGGGGTGGGCGTCGCCGCCGGTTGGCGTCGCCCGCCCGGATCAAACGCCCGTAGAGGGGACGCAGCTTCAGGGCAGACCGTTTCCCGCTGATCTTCCAAGGTCGTTACACGAGGCTCACCTGGGGGTGGATCAAGTTCGTTCCGTTTTCATTGCAAAGTGGAGAAGGGGGGACCGTCGGGTGTGTTTGTATTGATTGGGCTCGGTGGCGTGGGCGCCGTTGTGGGTTGAAAATCGAAGGGTGAAGCTTTGGGTTCGGACTTTACTTTGCAGGTGGGAGGGTTTCATCCCCGAAGGTGAGCGAGGTTGGGAGCAAAACGGCCGTGTAATTAATTTGGTTTGAACCCTTTCCAGTGGGAGGTCGCCCTGTGGGGTTTTGCCCCATCGGATTGGACCGGTCAAATATGAGAGGATTCGGCTTCCTGGTTTCAGGAGCATTGGACCTGGCATAACCGGAGCGCTGCTCGAGCGCTAGCACCGCGTCCGTGGCGTTATACCGAATGCCAAAATTAATTTCCGGAATGGGGAAAAGAACCGGAATGAAAGGAAGTAATAAGCCTGATGAATGTGGAGACTGAAAAAGCCATGACCCTGAGGAAAGAGGAACTTCGTTAATCATTGAGTACAGGATGCTTTTGATTTGAGGCGGCGTTGTCGGCCTTGGCGTTATCTTTCAGATAGCGCCGGCAGCCTCCGCCTTGCCTCAAACCAAAATCCCTCCTGCCATCCGGAAATTTCTTTCGGCATTCGGTATAAGTAGTGATACACCTGCGCAGGCAGTTGGAGTCGCTGGCCCTGAGTTGTGGTGGTATGATTGGTTGACATGGGGATCAA
This genomic stretch from Pedosphaera parvula Ellin514 harbors:
- a CDS encoding GH25 family lysozyme; the encoded protein is MSIRKSLQFTAALVAAGVLSAGPVGAKPNGIDVSNNNHSINWNSVRSSGMVFSWAKATEGTYFTDGYLAGNMKNGKNAGIYMGAYDFARPDLDTPQAEANYFWNVASSYIKADGKTFVPMLDFETFNGHVGASSYGDWANQWCNAIVSKAAAKGLSVTPVIYTSSCSACNLSGISHSWGAWLANYNGENPQSGNPWNICTSCEVWGSGAWDIWQYTSGLSVSGISGSVDGDVYNGSTSQLIDQFLVGGSFQAAVELKPSPITYTNGHRVVFATQDNGAAPWDSHTTGVSGNGTWTGEWLGDNNAQMCASAVVPVLNTNGYMEIFCVGDDLGYLRHKWNTGEGTAWSTWQTVGLDGTNNYVGNPAVVLRQDGGVEVFVHNDNGGSVQHYYHGSFSATWNDGSLGGSIGSDCAAIINANGYLEVFATDVNGNLVHRWNTGPGTAWNSGGWVSLGGGNKGRPCVVARNDGGVEVFVRNTDNSVNHYYHGSFSDTWGSGSVGGTVASNISATQNASGHIEIFAITSDGNLWHNWNNGTGTPFNGWAHISLSVTLQSDPTAIVNSDGTTEVYGRDAATSNVGHTYNNAGTWTAWSSLGGPG